A single region of the Austwickia chelonae genome encodes:
- the meaB gene encoding methylmalonyl Co-A mutase-associated GTPase MeaB, translating into MSRRETDVSSLVTQAQEGSPRAVARLISLVEEASPALREVMAALAPHTGRAHVIGLTGSPGVGKSTCTSALVGALRAQGRRVGVLAVDPSSPFSGGALLGDRVRMQDHALDKEVYIRSMASRGHLGGLSWATPQAVRVLDAAGCEVVLVETVGVGQSEVEVVGLADTTVVMLAPGMGDGIQAAKAGILEIGDIFVVNKADRPGADATVRDLRHMIRLGARGEGPSWRQPVLRAVASLGEGIDELAAAVTEHRAWADEHGELARRRLARAAGEIETIALATLRGRMGDLRAGDGLASYARQVVDGASDPYTAADRVVEQLERG; encoded by the coding sequence ATGTCTCGTCGTGAGACCGATGTCTCCTCGCTGGTCACCCAGGCGCAGGAGGGGTCGCCCCGTGCGGTGGCCCGATTGATCTCCTTGGTGGAGGAGGCCTCCCCGGCCTTGCGTGAGGTGATGGCGGCGCTGGCCCCGCATACCGGACGGGCCCATGTCATCGGTCTGACCGGAAGCCCAGGAGTGGGCAAATCGACCTGCACGAGTGCTCTCGTCGGGGCATTACGAGCACAAGGGCGAAGAGTCGGCGTGCTGGCGGTGGATCCCAGCTCTCCTTTCTCCGGAGGTGCGCTGCTCGGTGATCGGGTCCGGATGCAGGACCATGCATTGGACAAGGAGGTGTACATCCGCTCGATGGCGAGCCGAGGTCATCTGGGTGGGCTGTCCTGGGCGACACCGCAGGCAGTGCGGGTCCTGGACGCTGCGGGGTGCGAGGTCGTCCTCGTCGAGACCGTCGGCGTGGGACAGTCGGAGGTCGAGGTCGTCGGGCTGGCCGATACGACCGTGGTGATGTTGGCACCGGGGATGGGTGACGGTATTCAGGCGGCGAAGGCCGGGATCCTGGAGATCGGCGACATCTTCGTGGTGAACAAAGCGGATCGTCCGGGGGCCGACGCGACGGTGCGGGATCTGCGCCACATGATCCGGTTGGGCGCACGCGGAGAAGGGCCGTCATGGCGGCAACCGGTGCTGAGGGCGGTGGCCTCCCTGGGCGAGGGGATCGACGAGTTGGCGGCGGCGGTGACCGAGCATCGTGCGTGGGCCGATGAGCACGGTGAGCTGGCTCGGCGCAGGTTGGCCCGGGCCGCCGGTGAGATCGAAACGATCGCCTTGGCCACCTTGCGGGGGAGGATGGGCGACCTCCGCGCGGGAGATGGTTTGGCCTCCTATGCGCGGCAGGTCGTAGACGGGGCCAGTGATCCGTACACGGCGGCGGATCGCGTCGTGGAGCAGTTGGAACGAGGCTGA
- a CDS encoding GNAT family N-acetyltransferase — MSAGRPRFQPTTLEDFIELMGLPDEIHNRRVVGVYARGAMLGAAMELTPKDPQSQDVWIFPYVPPHYRGDGIGSMLLEELIAHARAQGRSRMLSGIEFAGDSLAEAARHPYVHFARRHGFEVGRRMIRWELTLPVPETTVDAFAQAACQRAEGYRYALYQGLPPPGWRDQFLALRAASEEADLAKGMAVQPEQMHGDYELTTRMWTGQGHHVVTAVAVAPDGELAGYSTLRVPPKPEFAASIQGFTYVADHHRRKRIAPTLLSATSIWLSRHHPERIHVQTTTVEIDRRMASLSRAVGYRPIETMLRVMRRLMPAGTS; from the coding sequence TTGAGCGCTGGTCGTCCGCGTTTTCAGCCGACGACGCTCGAGGACTTCATCGAATTGATGGGCTTGCCCGACGAGATCCACAACCGTCGTGTGGTCGGGGTCTATGCCCGGGGTGCCATGTTGGGTGCGGCTATGGAACTGACCCCGAAGGACCCGCAGTCGCAGGATGTGTGGATCTTCCCCTATGTCCCGCCGCATTACCGCGGAGACGGGATCGGCTCGATGCTTCTCGAAGAGCTGATCGCTCATGCCCGGGCTCAGGGGCGTAGCCGGATGCTTTCCGGCATCGAATTCGCCGGGGACTCTCTGGCCGAGGCAGCGCGTCATCCGTATGTCCACTTCGCCCGTCGCCACGGTTTCGAGGTCGGTCGGCGGATGATCCGATGGGAGCTGACTCTGCCCGTTCCGGAGACCACCGTTGACGCTTTCGCCCAGGCTGCCTGTCAGCGGGCTGAGGGATATCGCTACGCCCTCTACCAGGGCCTGCCTCCACCGGGCTGGCGTGATCAGTTCCTTGCGCTGCGTGCAGCCTCGGAGGAGGCCGATCTGGCCAAGGGGATGGCAGTCCAACCTGAACAGATGCACGGTGACTACGAACTCACCACACGGATGTGGACAGGGCAAGGCCACCACGTGGTCACGGCGGTGGCAGTGGCCCCCGATGGTGAACTGGCTGGTTATTCCACGCTACGAGTTCCACCGAAACCGGAGTTCGCGGCCTCCATCCAGGGATTCACCTACGTCGCTGATCACCATCGCCGGAAGCGGATCGCGCCGACGCTGCTGTCGGCGACCTCGATATGGCTCAGTCGGCATCACCCTGAACGGATCCATGTCCAGACGACGACGGTGGAGATCGACCGCCGAATGGCTTCGCTCAGCAGAGCGGTGGGCTATCGACCGATCGAGACGATGCTGAGGGTCATGCGGCGTCTGATGCCCGCGGGGACGTCCTAG
- a CDS encoding thiamine-binding protein, with the protein MLIAFSVAPAVAADETGSVHEAVAAAIEQVRASGLPHRTDSMFTTIEGEWDECLAVVKRCCDAVAEVSPRVSLVLKADIRPGHTGEMQGKLDRLETALARRAHERG; encoded by the coding sequence ATGCTGATCGCCTTTTCGGTCGCCCCTGCGGTGGCCGCCGACGAGACCGGTTCGGTGCACGAGGCCGTGGCTGCAGCCATCGAACAGGTGCGCGCCTCGGGACTGCCCCATCGGACCGATTCGATGTTCACCACGATCGAAGGTGAATGGGACGAATGCCTGGCGGTGGTGAAACGCTGCTGTGATGCGGTGGCCGAGGTGAGCCCACGGGTTTCTCTGGTCCTGAAGGCCGATATCCGCCCGGGACATACGGGTGAGATGCAGGGCAAGCTCGACCGGTTGGAGACAGCTCTCGCCCGGAGAGCGCACGAAAGAGGCTGA
- a CDS encoding acyl-CoA mutase large subunit family protein has product MTTTDMTGSEATLAAVPGRGDDALPLYRLTAAEGATGRQRWQQRYSAALAAGKVRDADFTTLSGMEVDPVYGPSDAQAAADEHFERIGWPGEFPFTRGLHATGYRGRTWTIRQFAGFGNAAQTNERYKMILGRGGGGLSVAFDMPTLMGRDSDDQMSLGEVGHCGVAVDSAADMEVLFSDIKLDGVTTSMTISGPAVPVFCMYLVAAERQGCDISALNGTLQTDIFKEYIAQKEWLFAPEPHLRLIGDLMEYCDADLRAYKPLSVSGYHIREAGATAAQELAFTLADGFGYVELGLSRGLDVDSFAPGLSFFFDAHVDFFEEIAKFRAARRIWARWLRDVYGAKTEKAQQLRFHTQTAGVSLTAQQPLNNVVRTAVEALSAVLGGTNSLHTNALDETLALPTEQSAEVALRTQQVLMEETGITNVADPLGGSWYIEALTDKIEAETERIFAKIRELGELDQQRGVDGAVQHEVGPITSGLLQGIEDGWFMSEIGDAAFHHQIALEQGAKKIVGVNCLTDSVSHDLEILRVSHEVEREQVRTLTTRKADRDLPAVERSLARMVAIARTEENLIPAMLDAVRAEATLGEICHALRDEWGTYREPARF; this is encoded by the coding sequence ATGACGACGACGGACATGACCGGCTCCGAAGCAACATTGGCCGCCGTCCCCGGACGCGGTGACGACGCACTCCCGCTCTACCGTCTGACCGCAGCCGAAGGCGCCACCGGGCGTCAACGTTGGCAACAGCGTTACAGCGCTGCCCTGGCCGCAGGCAAGGTCCGGGATGCCGACTTCACCACCCTGTCCGGGATGGAGGTCGATCCGGTCTACGGGCCCAGCGATGCGCAAGCTGCAGCAGACGAACACTTCGAGCGCATCGGTTGGCCGGGCGAATTCCCCTTCACCCGTGGTCTGCACGCCACTGGGTACCGCGGACGCACCTGGACCATCCGCCAGTTCGCGGGCTTCGGCAATGCCGCGCAGACCAACGAGCGGTACAAGATGATCCTGGGTCGTGGCGGCGGCGGTCTCTCGGTGGCCTTCGACATGCCGACCCTCATGGGCCGCGACTCCGACGACCAGATGAGCCTCGGTGAGGTCGGACACTGTGGCGTCGCCGTCGACTCCGCCGCCGACATGGAGGTCCTCTTCTCCGACATCAAGTTGGACGGTGTCACGACCTCGATGACGATCTCCGGCCCTGCTGTCCCGGTCTTCTGCATGTACCTCGTCGCCGCTGAGCGCCAGGGCTGCGACATCTCCGCGCTCAACGGGACGCTGCAGACCGACATCTTCAAGGAGTACATCGCCCAGAAGGAGTGGCTCTTCGCTCCCGAACCCCACCTGCGGCTGATCGGCGACCTGATGGAGTACTGCGACGCCGACCTCCGCGCGTACAAGCCACTCTCGGTCTCCGGCTATCACATCCGCGAGGCGGGGGCGACGGCTGCGCAGGAGCTGGCTTTCACGCTCGCCGACGGCTTCGGATACGTCGAGCTGGGTCTCTCCCGCGGCCTGGACGTCGACTCCTTCGCACCAGGCCTGAGCTTCTTCTTCGACGCCCATGTCGACTTCTTCGAAGAGATCGCGAAGTTCCGGGCCGCCCGGCGCATCTGGGCTCGCTGGCTGCGCGACGTCTACGGCGCCAAGACCGAGAAAGCACAGCAGCTGCGCTTCCACACCCAGACGGCCGGTGTCTCCCTGACCGCGCAGCAGCCACTCAACAACGTCGTCCGTACAGCGGTCGAGGCGCTCTCCGCCGTTCTCGGTGGCACCAACTCCCTCCATACCAATGCTCTCGACGAGACACTCGCCCTGCCGACCGAACAATCAGCCGAGGTGGCTCTGCGCACCCAACAGGTGCTCATGGAGGAGACGGGCATCACCAATGTCGCCGACCCGCTCGGCGGTTCCTGGTACATCGAGGCGCTCACCGACAAGATCGAGGCCGAAACGGAACGTATCTTCGCCAAGATCCGTGAACTCGGGGAGCTGGACCAGCAGCGTGGTGTCGACGGCGCGGTTCAGCACGAGGTCGGACCCATCACCTCAGGCCTGCTGCAGGGCATCGAGGACGGCTGGTTCATGTCCGAGATCGGCGACGCAGCCTTCCACCATCAAATCGCACTCGAACAAGGTGCCAAGAAGATCGTCGGCGTCAACTGCCTCACCGACTCGGTCAGCCACGACCTGGAGATCCTCCGGGTCAGTCACGAAGTCGAGCGGGAACAGGTTCGGACCCTCACCACCCGCAAGGCCGACCGGGATCTGCCTGCGGTCGAGAGATCGCTCGCCCGGATGGTTGCGATCGCTCGCACCGAGGAGAACCTGATCCCGGCCATGCTCGATGCTGTTCGGGCCGAGGCCACCCTGGGGGAGATCTGCCACGCCCTCCGTGACGAATGGGGCACCTATCGCGAACCGGCACGGTTCTGA
- a CDS encoding tetratricopeptide repeat protein, producing the protein MTLPGSSTGALRGAVDLSSLGRPAPAPSPAASAGAPTLLQEVTDATFEEAFLATREVPALFVLWDGQADQTRGAVDAAVSAAQSYPGRLRVCAVDVRTAPKMAQAFGVQQIPVTMAIIAGQPVPLFAGVQAADQLRQICDQVLQLAAQNGVTGRFEPGTPEAEPVESPLPAAHAKAYEAIESGDYTAAVAAYEQALKENPGDADAKAGLAQVSLLCRLDGVDVAAARAAAAQNPQDVDAQLLVADLDLSGGHVEDAFARLVDLVKATSEDDRERARQHLLDLFEVVGSADERVAKARRALMSALF; encoded by the coding sequence ATGACTCTGCCCGGTTCTTCCACGGGCGCCCTGCGCGGCGCCGTTGACCTGTCCTCTCTCGGTCGGCCGGCCCCGGCGCCGTCACCGGCTGCCTCCGCAGGAGCACCGACGCTCCTTCAGGAGGTGACCGACGCCACTTTCGAAGAGGCCTTCCTGGCGACCCGTGAGGTTCCTGCGCTGTTCGTGCTCTGGGACGGGCAAGCTGACCAGACCAGGGGGGCAGTCGATGCGGCGGTGTCCGCGGCCCAGTCCTATCCGGGACGGCTGCGAGTGTGCGCGGTCGACGTCCGGACAGCTCCGAAGATGGCGCAAGCCTTCGGAGTCCAGCAGATCCCGGTGACGATGGCGATCATCGCCGGTCAGCCGGTTCCTCTCTTCGCCGGGGTCCAAGCCGCAGATCAGCTGCGCCAGATCTGTGACCAGGTTCTGCAACTGGCTGCGCAGAACGGAGTCACCGGCCGCTTCGAGCCAGGAACTCCGGAAGCCGAGCCTGTGGAATCCCCGCTGCCGGCAGCTCACGCGAAGGCTTACGAGGCTATCGAGTCCGGTGATTACACAGCTGCGGTGGCGGCATATGAACAGGCGCTGAAAGAGAACCCTGGGGACGCGGACGCCAAGGCGGGCTTGGCGCAGGTCTCCTTGCTGTGTCGACTCGACGGGGTCGACGTGGCCGCGGCACGAGCGGCTGCCGCTCAGAACCCTCAGGACGTCGACGCGCAACTACTGGTCGCCGATCTGGACCTGTCGGGAGGCCATGTCGAGGACGCCTTCGCTCGGCTGGTCGACCTGGTCAAAGCCACATCTGAGGACGATCGGGAGCGGGCTCGCCAGCACCTGCTCGACTTGTTCGAGGTGGTTGGTTCCGCTGATGAACGGGTTGCCAAGGCACGCCGTGCGTTGATGAGTGCGCTCTTCTGA